The Citrobacter tructae genome includes a window with the following:
- a CDS encoding GspE/PulE family protein has product MNAITAESLLLFDDGEKKEILIDTNQRGDPGVQAALMDLMNKHPGIKHRFVTLSDLREAKKNQAAQPQASDKAGLTLADLGGDSSHSEQRILNYFSVARKLGSSDIHFLISDSLFQVKMRVHGYLHVVDERQREEGMSLCATCILSMSDVSETSFYPHREQDARLSPAMMRKIGLFGARYSHRPTGDGLIAVMRLIPDDGNNVPDFLQLGYLPEQIKLLIRMIDRPEGKIILSGPTGSGKSTTLRTACRVYLDTNPGQHLLTIEDPLEGQVVGAVQTPIICDKSDEEAVHIAWGKAISSALRLDPDSIMMQEMRDLISMLATIYAAQTGHLVMTTLHTNSALGIPERMVTLGINENLLCDAQLLIGLISQRLVPTLCPECRISWQDKVASLTLEEKDWLEKYCNIEGICSTDKLYFHNPEGCEACTQVVEINGQVRGKVGQGIRGRTVIAEVIETNNRLFKLLKTDGKVAARQYWINHMQGISRVRHVLHKINEGLVDPLMANRIIPLDEDERLEVDDA; this is encoded by the coding sequence ATGAACGCTATTACTGCAGAATCCCTCCTGCTGTTTGATGACGGAGAAAAGAAAGAAATCCTTATCGACACCAACCAGCGAGGCGACCCAGGTGTACAGGCCGCGCTGATGGATTTAATGAATAAGCATCCAGGGATCAAACATCGTTTTGTTACTCTCTCGGACTTACGTGAGGCGAAAAAAAACCAGGCTGCTCAACCTCAGGCCAGCGATAAGGCTGGTTTGACGCTGGCAGATCTGGGTGGCGACAGCAGCCACAGTGAGCAACGGATCCTGAACTATTTCTCAGTGGCCAGAAAGCTCGGCTCCTCAGATATTCACTTCCTGATTTCAGACTCGCTCTTCCAGGTCAAAATGCGGGTTCACGGCTATTTACATGTGGTGGATGAACGTCAGAGAGAGGAAGGAATGTCCCTCTGTGCCACCTGTATTCTCTCTATGTCGGATGTGTCAGAAACCAGTTTCTACCCACACCGTGAGCAGGATGCACGACTCTCTCCAGCCATGATGCGGAAAATAGGCCTGTTTGGTGCCCGCTACAGCCACCGTCCAACTGGCGATGGTCTGATTGCGGTAATGCGCCTTATCCCGGATGACGGCAATAACGTACCTGACTTTCTACAACTGGGGTATTTGCCCGAACAAATCAAGCTACTGATACGCATGATTGACCGCCCTGAAGGGAAAATCATTCTCTCGGGACCTACCGGTTCTGGTAAGTCCACTACGCTGCGTACCGCCTGTCGGGTATACCTCGATACCAACCCCGGGCAACACCTTCTGACCATTGAAGATCCGCTTGAGGGACAGGTCGTGGGTGCTGTTCAGACCCCGATCATCTGCGACAAATCTGATGAAGAAGCAGTACATATCGCCTGGGGAAAAGCCATCTCGTCAGCTTTGCGACTGGACCCTGACTCAATCATGATGCAGGAAATGCGCGACCTTATCTCGATGCTGGCCACCATTTATGCCGCCCAGACCGGACACCTGGTGATGACTACGCTACACACAAACTCTGCACTCGGTATCCCGGAACGCATGGTTACGCTCGGCATTAACGAAAATCTGCTGTGTGATGCCCAGTTATTGATTGGACTTATCAGCCAGCGCCTGGTGCCCACGCTATGTCCTGAATGTCGTATATCCTGGCAGGATAAGGTCGCCAGCCTGACTCTCGAGGAAAAGGACTGGCTGGAGAAATACTGCAACATTGAAGGTATCTGTTCGACCGATAAGCTCTATTTCCACAACCCAGAGGGATGTGAAGCATGTACACAAGTGGTGGAGATAAACGGTCAGGTTCGCGGTAAAGTCGGTCAGGGGATCAGGGGGCGTACCGTCATTGCCGAGGTTATCGAGACCAATAACCGTCTTTTTAAGCTGCTGAAAACAGACGGCAAAGTCGCGGCGCGCCAATACTGGATAAATCACATGCAGGGGATCAGCCGTGTCCGGCACGTCCTGCATAAAATCAACGAAGGACTGGTCGACCCGCTGATGGCCAACCGTATCATTCCGCTCGATGAAGATGAACGTCTGGAGGTGGATGATGCGTGA
- the pilP gene encoding type IV pilus biogenesis protein PilP, with protein sequence MRQQSNFLRQATLWLLLPVFSPLPVQASQSTNQQVSQPAEVTKGQLEQLHIRNIILQAEVQGAQLQRQLEENQAGAGTVAPSLPGAIVGETSLPGQPARTVPANNRPVVLEINGRDQKLRATLQLPSGQSLVVSPGSRIPGLESTVRSITLAGVTLSDGTLLAFGD encoded by the coding sequence ATGCGTCAGCAAAGTAACTTTCTGCGACAGGCGACACTCTGGCTCCTGCTGCCAGTATTCAGTCCATTACCTGTTCAGGCCTCTCAGTCAACTAACCAGCAGGTATCACAACCAGCCGAAGTGACAAAAGGTCAGCTTGAGCAACTGCATATCCGAAACATCATCCTCCAGGCAGAAGTGCAGGGGGCGCAACTTCAGCGCCAGCTGGAGGAAAACCAAGCCGGTGCCGGTACCGTCGCCCCTTCCCTTCCTGGAGCTATCGTCGGTGAGACTTCACTGCCCGGCCAACCTGCACGCACAGTTCCCGCAAATAATCGTCCTGTCGTGCTGGAAATCAACGGTCGCGACCAAAAACTCCGCGCCACACTACAACTACCATCAGGACAGTCACTGGTTGTATCGCCGGGGAGCCGTATTCCTGGTCTGGAGAGCACTGTCAGGAGTATTACGCTTGCCGGTGTCACACTCAGCGATGGCACTCTGCTTGCTTTCGGAGACTAA
- the pilO2 gene encoding type 4b pilus protein PilO2, which produces MNDEAYLFTIRDGKSRSRYWLAGMDWAPKERQKFRLPSFQLRKARPASTAGIGVNASSERINGRDRQQQVVGGGRLPARHRRHQLYSLALAFCASTRNGYGIYRLNSTDFVFLASINGLPAVTADKTGGADKMQTLLTLFLSMNEPPSEGWKCLATVDTPLEANSLFTGLSARRRQQCRVHVDGLQRQRWFLASAILLMGTFGITWWQAATPPEEPTLTAEEIQARARAMFATQVKPQSLPHPWAHEVTATDLLNDCQRRTDPAKYVLESWKLTSGTCSPDGITLLYQIMPGGTVEGFLARAREVFGVTPVFNLKEGGREARVTLAPPDSPLKDEAVPSSSTQFIRILSWFQRQQVMLNITDVAAPPVLPGANGEPPPVQDWQEYVFSFSAPLPSIMLFDGLDETGIRLTRISFELNGSAFSYTTEGKIYASAK; this is translated from the coding sequence ATGAATGATGAGGCTTACCTGTTTACAATCCGGGATGGAAAATCTCGCAGCCGTTACTGGCTGGCGGGAATGGACTGGGCACCAAAGGAAAGGCAGAAATTCCGGCTACCGTCATTTCAACTGAGAAAAGCACGGCCCGCCAGTACAGCAGGTATCGGTGTTAATGCTTCCAGTGAACGAATAAATGGACGGGACAGGCAGCAACAGGTAGTTGGGGGCGGCCGATTGCCAGCCCGTCATCGCCGGCATCAGCTTTACTCACTGGCGCTCGCTTTTTGTGCCAGTACACGAAACGGATATGGTATTTACCGACTGAATAGTACTGATTTCGTGTTTCTGGCCAGCATCAATGGTTTGCCTGCCGTCACCGCCGATAAAACGGGGGGCGCAGACAAAATGCAAACGCTGCTGACACTGTTCCTGAGCATGAATGAACCGCCGTCAGAAGGATGGAAGTGTCTGGCCACAGTGGACACCCCGCTTGAAGCCAACAGTCTCTTTACCGGACTCTCTGCGCGTAGACGACAGCAATGCCGTGTACATGTTGATGGACTGCAAAGACAACGCTGGTTTTTAGCCAGCGCGATATTGCTGATGGGTACATTTGGCATTACCTGGTGGCAGGCTGCCACACCACCAGAGGAGCCGACGCTCACCGCCGAGGAAATCCAGGCCAGGGCCCGCGCGATGTTTGCCACCCAGGTAAAACCTCAATCTCTGCCTCACCCCTGGGCACACGAAGTCACGGCTACGGATCTTCTCAACGATTGTCAGAGACGGACCGATCCGGCGAAGTATGTTCTGGAAAGCTGGAAGCTGACATCCGGAACCTGTTCACCTGATGGGATAACACTTCTGTACCAGATTATGCCGGGCGGTACAGTAGAGGGATTCCTGGCCCGCGCCCGGGAAGTTTTCGGTGTCACACCTGTATTCAATCTGAAAGAGGGGGGGCGGGAAGCCAGGGTTACACTGGCTCCCCCTGACAGCCCACTCAAAGATGAAGCCGTGCCGAGCAGCTCAACGCAGTTCATCCGTATCCTCTCCTGGTTCCAGCGACAGCAGGTCATGCTCAACATCACTGATGTAGCTGCACCTCCAGTCCTGCCAGGGGCGAACGGAGAGCCGCCTCCCGTGCAGGACTGGCAGGAATACGTGTTTAGTTTCTCCGCTCCCCTCCCCTCCATCATGTTATTCGACGGTCTGGATGAAACTGGTATCCGACTAACCCGAATCTCTTTCGAGCTGAATGGCAGTGCGTTCAGCTATACCACTGAAGGTAAAATTTATGCGTCAGCAAAGTAA
- a CDS encoding PilN family type IVB pilus formation outer membrane protein, giving the protein MKKTLLRRLLMASCFAMLAGCTFSEINKMQTKAQSDATVARAQAQLPRTQHQQPLTWTDRQWINPSPIPVAVRERNRQAPSCNITQAKKNITLQELAQRITALCGTPVIFTPDAIDISQSSVSTGVTRQMSGSLPPPDDSGRTPLASLGGVTSPATGGTSQPLNLTGLMWQGDLGGLLDLMASRSGLYWRMDNGTIVFYLMETRTYSLAMLNTKTSSTSSVSSGTTSSMGATSGTDNSASGESTTSQSTTTGQEYDLYADLRKAVESMLTPNKGRYWLSSSSSSLIVTDTPSVQAAVARYVNEQNLIMNRQVALNVEVLSVGNSRNEDFRIDWNLVYKSLHSAGATLNNATGDLSGGISAGASILDTATGNAAKFAGSSLLLKALSEQGDVSVVTSQSSTVTNLTPVPIQMADQTVYVAQSATTTTTDVGATTTLTPGMITTGFNMTLLPLIQETGNVQLQVNFNLSDPPTIRNFTSKDGNSYIEMPYTKLRSLSQKANLRAGQSLILTGFDQNNTSVNKSGTFTPGNPLLGGSQSGKNERTTLVIVITPTFPQNSGG; this is encoded by the coding sequence ATGAAGAAAACCCTTTTGCGGCGCCTGCTGATGGCGTCCTGCTTTGCCATGCTCGCAGGCTGTACCTTCTCTGAAATCAACAAAATGCAGACGAAGGCTCAATCTGATGCCACGGTAGCCCGCGCGCAGGCGCAGCTGCCACGAACCCAACACCAACAACCACTGACCTGGACGGACCGGCAGTGGATTAACCCCAGCCCCATTCCTGTCGCCGTACGGGAAAGAAACCGCCAGGCTCCGTCCTGTAACATAACTCAGGCAAAAAAGAACATTACGCTGCAGGAACTGGCACAACGCATCACAGCTTTGTGCGGCACACCAGTCATATTTACTCCTGATGCCATTGATATCAGCCAGAGTAGCGTCAGCACCGGCGTCACACGCCAGATGAGTGGCTCACTCCCCCCCCCTGATGACAGTGGGCGGACACCACTGGCAAGCCTGGGTGGCGTAACCTCTCCGGCAACAGGCGGAACCAGCCAGCCCCTGAATCTCACCGGATTGATGTGGCAGGGCGATCTGGGCGGGCTTCTGGATCTGATGGCCAGCCGTAGCGGTCTCTACTGGCGAATGGATAATGGCACCATCGTTTTCTACCTGATGGAAACCCGGACCTATTCGTTGGCCATGCTGAATACCAAAACGTCCAGCACGTCGAGCGTCAGTTCAGGAACGACCAGCAGTATGGGGGCCACCAGTGGCACGGATAACTCCGCATCCGGGGAATCCACCACCTCCCAGAGCACAACTACCGGTCAGGAATACGATCTGTATGCTGATCTGCGCAAAGCTGTTGAGTCCATGCTGACTCCAAATAAAGGCCGCTACTGGCTGTCCTCGTCCAGCTCATCACTGATTGTGACGGATACACCTTCAGTACAGGCTGCCGTGGCCCGTTACGTGAACGAGCAGAATCTCATCATGAACCGGCAGGTAGCGCTGAATGTTGAAGTACTGAGCGTCGGTAATTCACGAAATGAAGATTTCCGGATTGACTGGAATCTGGTCTACAAGTCACTGCATTCAGCTGGCGCAACGCTTAATAACGCTACCGGGGATCTCTCTGGCGGTATATCTGCCGGCGCATCCATTCTTGATACCGCTACCGGTAATGCCGCGAAGTTTGCTGGCTCCAGCCTGCTGCTAAAAGCACTGTCCGAACAGGGTGATGTCAGCGTCGTCACCTCTCAGTCCAGCACCGTGACAAACCTGACGCCCGTGCCTATCCAGATGGCAGATCAGACGGTTTATGTGGCACAGTCGGCTACAACAACCACCACTGATGTTGGCGCCACCACAACTCTGACTCCGGGGATGATCACTACCGGGTTCAACATGACCCTCCTGCCGTTAATTCAGGAAACAGGTAATGTTCAGCTGCAGGTGAACTTCAATCTGTCTGATCCACCTACTATTCGTAACTTCACGTCAAAAGACGGCAACTCCTATATAGAGATGCCATATACCAAACTGCGCTCCCTGAGCCAGAAGGCAAACCTCCGGGCCGGGCAGTCGCTGATCCTCACCGGCTTTGATCAGAACAATACCTCCGTCAATAAGTCCGGTACCTTCACGCCAGGGAATCCGCTCCTGGGTGGAAGTCAGTCAGGTAAAAACGAGCGAACCACTTTGGTCATAGTGATCACGCCGACGTTCCCGCAGAACTCCGGAGGCTGA
- the pilM gene encoding type IV pilus biogenesis protein PilM: protein MMGWVILAIGMIFFLIAGDIDSQRNQNSRTAIQTQSGQFYASQFLTIANRVNDWRYKTGQKEGAIPTDQLGLPFTPDSRIQYRLLQSRLWIWMPEQPGLVDALRAQSRGSALIGTMRSGQLIWLSGLATGLTAPQGVSEGAVVYLN, encoded by the coding sequence ATGATGGGCTGGGTCATACTGGCCATCGGTATGATATTTTTCCTTATCGCCGGTGATATAGATTCCCAGCGCAATCAGAACAGTCGGACAGCTATACAAACACAGAGCGGCCAGTTTTATGCATCCCAGTTCCTGACCATCGCTAATCGTGTTAATGACTGGCGTTACAAGACAGGTCAGAAGGAGGGCGCCATTCCAACCGATCAACTGGGTCTTCCCTTCACGCCCGACAGCCGAATCCAGTACCGGTTACTTCAGAGCAGATTGTGGATCTGGATGCCGGAACAACCTGGGCTCGTTGATGCATTACGGGCACAGAGTCGCGGTTCGGCACTTATCGGCACCATGAGAAGTGGCCAGCTAATCTGGCTCTCCGGTCTTGCCACCGGACTCACGGCACCACAGGGCGTTTCTGAAGGCGCCGTGGTTTACCTCAACTAA
- a CDS encoding TcpQ domain-containing protein has protein sequence MKFRPFTRDVSVHKIALPLLIPSLLSSCTGFQNRNVAPDTPALVFVDGQISDSADIIKQTQRRIAPPAATPVPVRQSATAAQLSKTSPLPQPTMLASSTSKSSAPGSIANPSLSTLTFIGTPGPVEVLSLSPARNLTLEQWVKRIIPTGWALNYENALRPVLNTRIVSVYTNDQWTRVLNRLLEEQSIQAQVDWNRHAVTLQRKGQSAQLKTSASSTENRTTPAQAAGVPKNPFSGPDSAQPVTQATVKSPAPVTTKSAQTPVAVKPQPVTGQPIAPVIQGKTWTAPAGTTLREMLMKWAQDTRCESGASPHWTVIWPVAVTDYRLDAPLTFRGSFETMLGQMFDLYRTAQKPLYAEASRMQCVVSVTDTPAGR, from the coding sequence ATGAAGTTTCGACCATTCACCCGGGACGTCAGCGTGCATAAAATTGCCCTGCCCCTGTTAATACCGTCACTGTTGAGCAGCTGCACGGGATTTCAAAACCGTAATGTCGCACCAGACACCCCTGCACTCGTGTTTGTAGACGGTCAGATCAGCGACAGCGCTGATATAATCAAACAAACACAACGACGGATAGCGCCTCCGGCCGCTACACCTGTTCCCGTACGACAGTCGGCAACTGCAGCGCAGTTATCGAAGACCTCGCCTTTACCTCAACCAACAATGCTGGCTTCCTCCACAAGTAAATCCAGCGCACCTGGTTCAATCGCGAACCCATCACTGTCAACACTTACATTTATCGGCACACCGGGTCCCGTTGAAGTTCTGTCATTATCACCGGCGCGCAACCTCACACTCGAACAGTGGGTCAAACGTATCATTCCCACTGGCTGGGCACTCAACTACGAGAATGCACTGCGCCCTGTCCTGAATACCCGTATCGTCTCGGTATACACCAATGACCAGTGGACTAGGGTGCTCAACCGTTTGCTGGAAGAGCAATCAATCCAGGCGCAGGTGGACTGGAATCGTCATGCCGTCACACTGCAGCGAAAGGGTCAATCTGCTCAGTTAAAAACCTCTGCGTCGTCCACTGAAAACCGAACAACTCCTGCCCAGGCAGCCGGCGTACCGAAAAACCCATTCAGCGGCCCGGATTCAGCCCAACCAGTAACGCAGGCAACTGTTAAATCTCCGGCCCCTGTAACGACAAAATCGGCGCAGACACCGGTAGCGGTGAAACCGCAGCCAGTCACAGGACAACCGATCGCACCTGTGATTCAGGGCAAAACCTGGACGGCACCGGCTGGTACAACTCTGCGGGAAATGCTGATGAAATGGGCACAGGACACCCGCTGTGAATCTGGCGCTTCACCACACTGGACGGTTATATGGCCTGTCGCCGTGACGGATTATCGGCTTGATGCTCCGCTGACATTCCGCGGTTCATTTGAAACCATGCTCGGCCAAATGTTCGACCTTTACCGTACCGCACAGAAACCGCTTTATGCAGAAGCTTCCCGCATGCAGTGCGTGGTATCAGTCACAGACACTCCGGCAGGTCGATGA
- a CDS encoding transcription termination/antitermination NusG family protein — protein sequence MNIETVCNQQWYLALYITGGKNREKLFGWLHDRRITPWTPLSLTKIRRADAPHVFRKRVSAVFPGYFFLKANFDVQKIDTIRAHSAFCDFVKFGSQITPVNTRVVEALMKKYPDPTHHPAARDELEVASNIWLTKSQYKRLTQLEKMEHPISRTAMLFDMITHADAWGF from the coding sequence ATGAATATTGAGACTGTATGTAACCAACAATGGTATCTTGCTCTCTATATTACGGGGGGCAAAAATCGCGAGAAATTATTCGGCTGGCTACACGACAGGAGAATTACTCCCTGGACGCCATTATCCTTAACGAAAATACGTCGTGCTGATGCACCGCATGTTTTCAGAAAAAGGGTATCTGCAGTTTTTCCTGGATATTTTTTCCTAAAAGCCAATTTTGATGTTCAAAAGATAGATACTATTAGGGCGCACTCAGCCTTCTGCGATTTTGTGAAGTTCGGTAGCCAAATCACCCCAGTGAACACAAGGGTGGTTGAAGCATTAATGAAAAAATATCCCGACCCTACCCATCACCCTGCAGCAAGGGATGAACTGGAAGTTGCATCAAATATTTGGCTTACAAAAAGTCAGTACAAACGCCTGACACAGCTAGAAAAAATGGAACACCCAATATCCAGGACAGCGATGTTGTTCGATATGATCACCCATGCTGATGCATGGGGGTTTTGA
- a CDS encoding helix-turn-helix transcriptional regulator: MINENTINALHSVFPELSKKQLEIVTLYAHGNTYESIADICNISVETVRSHLKRSTKALNLKSNDAMRAVILSRSYFFMISLMITN, from the coding sequence ATGATTAATGAGAACACTATTAACGCCCTGCATAGCGTTTTTCCTGAACTTTCCAAAAAACAGTTAGAAATTGTGACTCTGTATGCACACGGAAATACATATGAATCCATTGCTGACATTTGCAATATCTCTGTTGAAACGGTCCGATCACATCTTAAGCGAAGCACTAAGGCTCTGAACTTAAAAAGCAACGATGCAATGCGGGCAGTAATATTGTCACGCTCATATTTTTTTATGATTTCATTAATGATCACAAATTAA
- a CDS encoding helix-turn-helix transcriptional regulator, with the protein MISNSREPMTIKNGSLQYVAVNQAFLRLLKLPYDYPIVGKTLDQLPTSLAYLSQRIHNQEELVMEHEDQFSSIVTHPIGESNSIHALYFESRPYYDDEGICSGTMLQVRPVDIFGPDSLLSGDVPKSLVYRVPSEIFTNAEWEVIFLISLKYSRKIMSRILGTSLKAVEHRISRCLQKTGTASGAELIEVCKKNNWDAYIPPRFLKPRFRLFRADPDAYLVDSSLSKQ; encoded by the coding sequence CTGATTTCCAACAGCAGGGAACCTATGACAATCAAGAATGGTAGCCTGCAGTATGTAGCAGTAAACCAAGCCTTTCTTAGGTTATTAAAACTCCCTTATGATTATCCTATTGTAGGTAAAACATTAGACCAACTTCCTACATCCTTAGCTTACCTTTCACAGCGAATACACAATCAGGAAGAACTTGTTATGGAGCATGAAGACCAGTTCTCTTCAATCGTTACGCATCCAATAGGTGAGAGCAACTCTATACATGCTTTGTACTTCGAGTCCCGGCCCTATTATGACGATGAAGGGATCTGTTCCGGTACTATGCTTCAGGTAAGACCTGTTGATATTTTTGGACCAGATAGCTTACTGTCGGGAGACGTTCCCAAATCGTTGGTATATAGGGTACCGTCCGAGATATTTACTAATGCTGAATGGGAAGTCATTTTTTTAATATCTCTTAAATACAGCAGGAAAATTATGTCTCGGATATTAGGGACTTCTTTAAAAGCGGTAGAACACAGAATCAGCAGATGTCTGCAGAAAACCGGGACCGCGTCAGGGGCCGAGCTAATAGAAGTTTGCAAGAAGAATAACTGGGATGCCTATATCCCCCCTCGATTTTTAAAGCCGAGATTTCGATTATTCAGAGCTGATCCTGATGCGTATCTAGTTGACTCATCACTAAGCAAACAGTAG
- the repA gene encoding plasmid replication initiator RepA, whose protein sequence is MSKQNSEATTLYRQVKNPNPEFIPEKGKKTLPFCEKIREKAVGFTQRAEFQALVAMLIARGERKKRPPVLRIRALEAAVQAMCHYFNPLANRVGSSLTTMSIRCGLATEKKRLSITRLTGALKFLAQLNLITYNTEYDKEIGCNIPTDITFTPLMWQVLGVSEEAVAAARRSRIEWENKQREKKGLPRAGADELISAAWSFVRERFRQYHKSRYEHGMKRHRARKDAPRTRKEIEQLVRLQLQKEISKGRFFGTLDSVRDEIERRVTERMKLSRGHYARLGDALLVTT, encoded by the coding sequence GTGAGTAAGCAGAATTCTGAAGCTACTACACTTTACCGCCAGGTAAAAAATCCGAATCCAGAGTTCATTCCTGAAAAGGGAAAGAAAACCCTGCCATTCTGTGAAAAAATTCGCGAGAAAGCTGTTGGCTTCACTCAGCGTGCAGAGTTTCAGGCTCTGGTTGCTATGCTGATCGCCCGTGGTGAGCGCAAAAAGCGCCCTCCAGTGTTGCGCATACGGGCTCTGGAAGCAGCTGTTCAGGCAATGTGCCATTATTTTAATCCCCTGGCTAATCGCGTTGGTTCATCGCTTACTACCATGAGCATTCGCTGCGGGCTGGCCACGGAAAAAAAACGTCTGTCGATCACCCGCCTGACGGGGGCTCTGAAGTTTCTCGCTCAGCTCAATCTCATTACCTATAACACCGAATACGACAAAGAAATTGGCTGCAATATCCCCACAGACATAACTTTCACGCCGCTGATGTGGCAGGTACTGGGAGTGTCTGAGGAAGCAGTTGCTGCAGCCCGTCGCAGCCGTATCGAGTGGGAGAACAAGCAACGTGAGAAGAAAGGGCTACCTCGCGCCGGTGCAGATGAACTTATCAGTGCAGCCTGGTCATTCGTGCGTGAACGCTTCCGACAGTATCATAAGTCACGTTATGAACACGGCATGAAACGGCACAGGGCGCGTAAGGATGCTCCCCGAACGCGTAAAGAGATTGAGCAACTGGTTCGTCTGCAGCTCCAGAAAGAAATCAGTAAGGGCCGCTTCTTCGGTACTCTTGATTCGGTGCGCGACGAGATAGAACGTCGTGTCACTGAGCGAATGAAGCTCTCGCGTGGCCATTATGCTCGACTCGGTGATGCCTTGCTCGTCACAACTTAA
- a CDS encoding thermonuclease family protein, with the protein MTRVRLAGIDAPEKSQPFGQRSRQALSSMVAQRTVTVTGGDTDRYGRLLGTVWLDAKDVNAEQIRKGLAWAYRYHGKPIKPDYAALEDEARRLAIGLWSAPDQTEPWRWRKQHQG; encoded by the coding sequence GTGACCCGTGTTCGTCTGGCCGGCATTGATGCACCCGAAAAGAGCCAGCCCTTTGGCCAGCGCTCCCGTCAGGCTCTTTCATCGATGGTGGCGCAGCGAACCGTAACCGTCACGGGAGGAGATACGGATCGTTATGGACGGCTATTGGGTACGGTGTGGCTTGACGCTAAGGACGTGAATGCCGAACAGATCCGTAAGGGACTGGCCTGGGCGTACCGATATCACGGAAAACCCATCAAACCTGACTACGCTGCCCTCGAAGACGAAGCCAGACGTCTGGCAATCGGACTCTGGTCAGCCCCCGACCAGACAGAACCCTGGCGTTGGCGGAAGCAACATCAGGGATAA
- a CDS encoding IS110-like element IS4321 family transposase → MENIALIGIDLGKNSFHIHCQDRRGKAVYRKKFTRPKLIEFLATCPATTIAMEACGGSHFMARKLEELGHSPKLISPQFVRPFVKSNKNDFVDAEAICEAASRPSMRFVQPRTESQQAMRALHRVRESLVQDKVKTTNQMHAFLLEFGISVPRGAAVISRLSTILEDNSLPLYLSQLLLKLQQHYHYLVEQIKDLESQLKRKLDEDEVGQRLLSIPCVGTLTASTISTEIGDGKQYASSRDFAAATGLVPRQYSTGGRTTLLGISKRGNKKIRTLLVQCARVFIQKLEHQSGKLADWVRDLLCRKSNFVVTCALANKLARIAWALTARQQTYVA, encoded by the coding sequence ATGGAAAACATTGCGCTCATTGGTATCGATCTGGGTAAAAACTCTTTCCATATTCATTGCCAGGATCGTCGCGGGAAGGCTGTTTACCGTAAAAAATTTACCCGGCCAAAGTTGATCGAATTTTTGGCGACATGCCCCGCTACAACCATCGCAATGGAAGCCTGTGGCGGTTCTCACTTTATGGCACGCAAGTTGGAAGAGTTGGGGCATTCCCCAAAGCTGATATCACCACAATTTGTCCGCCCGTTCGTTAAAAGCAATAAAAACGACTTTGTCGACGCCGAAGCTATTTGTGAAGCTGCATCGCGTCCGTCTATGCGTTTTGTGCAGCCCAGAACGGAATCTCAGCAGGCAATGCGGGCTCTGCATCGTGTCCGTGAATCCCTGGTTCAGGATAAGGTAAAAACAACCAATCAAATGCATGCTTTTCTGCTGGAATTTGGCATTAGCGTTCCCCGAGGAGCTGCCGTTATTAGCCGACTGAGTACCATTCTTGAGGATAATAGTTTGCCTCTTTACCTCAGCCAGTTATTGCTGAAATTACAACAGCATTATCACTATCTTGTTGAGCAGATTAAAGATTTGGAATCCCAGTTGAAACGAAAGTTGGACGAAGATGAGGTTGGACAGCGCTTGCTGAGCATTCCCTGCGTCGGAACACTGACAGCGAGTACTATTTCAACTGAGATTGGCGACGGGAAGCAGTACGCCAGCAGCCGTGACTTTGCGGCGGCAACAGGGCTTGTACCTCGGCAGTACAGCACGGGAGGTAGGACGACATTGCTGGGAATTAGTAAGCGAGGTAATAAAAAGATCCGAACTTTGTTGGTTCAATGTGCCAGGGTATTCATACAAAAACTGGAACACCAGTCTGGCAAATTGGCCGATTGGGTCAGGGATTTACTGTGCCGGAAAAGCAACTTTGTCGTCACTTGTGCTCTGGCAAACAAGCTGGCCAGAATAGCCTGGGCCCTAACGGCACGACAGCAAACTTATGTAGCATAA